From Anopheles funestus chromosome 3RL, idAnoFuneDA-416_04, whole genome shotgun sequence, a single genomic window includes:
- the LOC125769268 gene encoding prominin-like protein isoform X2: protein MPTATRTPTMAVPMVSSTTGLSRRQMLGVVLLLILPSAFVVVAQAEPILKIRTTEFTRYNEVIEYQSSTSYNPRGMAPLYEITNHVIDLFVDEYPIPDGYITIQEGSIAAGPNVADNNWGPLLKQYWAILLVAAVCIIMIAIMPIMGLCLCCCRCFGGCGGRSQPFDKKHDTCRRAILGFLLICSTSALVFGVVVAFVTNSYMQHGVENITISARHGVHDTRLYLKSTSSHIDHVLNKNYQELNNDLKQMLNDASGTIIKRLEEQSKAEKLTTLYQFVEDLPGISKNLEKMKQLTSELRITASQLNDGLRGVKRELLTSLNKCGTQECIKVMEDYKIGRLNVNGIDYNSLPDLSDIIESVKELMDSSLGSAIRKGVKQMEQLKSTLNQTVLENIPKVQAASDSTGNAIREVSNLLTSRLSNVADTLGNNSYKHLDTADEYIQQYSIYRYYAGLGISSVLLLILICLVFGLLCGICGKRPDGYGDDCCNKGAGGRFLIFAVAIIFLTFSVILAVALASFLVGTLTRRAACDSLRDPANDQIVSYIDQFVDLNRLYADLRAQAERSRTKLQVSDNMEQVSIGQVIMACQQNESIYKVLKLNNFVDIDTIREFPEQYGITRELNALTLKIKINPVQILTPEATEDIKALQASKLNEFDVDKFTDNLTYNITEYNLNEIAQKLRDVADRVPPGKEMNDIKVNLKNQALHLSSYQTNLVDPMIVSTNELIKLSTTLDSSLKFGEESFSKAIDKFLTQIKEAEIYINKHGMTFVQNITEELVTGFTNQIYAYIKFVIDSTQDDIGLCGPMYNVYESVIVASCQRIVDPFNGFWAGVVWCLLLFLPSIIFGVKLSTLYQKSDPYPGPMVESEYLYDAYTERDNIPLASGPKNKRRKKQDRRRESRDRREIYYEEGSPSHSRDPRYNDMAPNVESQIPSILTHSGSDTAASSPPPILLTTSHQQRHNMHQRHHSTPLPMSLPMSLLTSHGPQEQDAPASYGVYQNTSPSGERTSSPMIASSFQASQQPPGTNGSPNRMLSRLFSKSFFDDFQMALKQYDQYVPAGGSSDLLTVTGHDRRSHHHQPSYLPSMLQHHQHLHQQHHQHMPRTGNVSRSNSSSVGSVRSMALVPTRTPSPLDFRTMSFRRPRSLASEESGGKQSATRTDSGYEKY, encoded by the exons atgccaacagcaacacgtACACCAACCATGGCGGtgcccatggtctcttccacGACGGGCCTGTCCCGGCGACAGATGCTCGGTGTCGTTCTATTGCTCATCCTGCCTAGTGCATTCGTAGTGGTAGCGCAAGCGGAACCAATTCTAAAGATCCGCACGACTGAGTTTACGCGTTATAATGAAGTGATTGAATATCAAAGCTCAACGTCATATAATCCACGCGGTATGGCACCGCTGTACGAAATCACCAATCACGTCATCGATCTGTTCGTCGATGAGTATCCCATCCCGGACG GTTACATCACCATCCAGGAAGGCTCAATTGCTGCAGGACCAAACGTTGCGGACAACAATTGGGGTCCGTTGCTGAAACAATACTGGGCGATCTTGCTTGTGGCGGCAGTGTGCATCATCATGATTGCAATCATGCCTATCATGgggctgtgtttgtgttgctgcCGATGCTTCGGTGGATGCGGTGGACGTTCCCAACCGTTCGACAAGAAACACGATACTTGCCGTCGAGCAATTTTGGGCTTCCTGTTGATTTGTTCAACCTCGGCATTGGT ATTTGGAGTGGTGGTTGCATTTGTTACCAACAGCTATATGCAACATGGGGTGGAAAACATTACTATTTCCGCTCGGCATGGTGTGCACGATACTCGGCTATACTTGAAAAGTACCTCGTCCCACATCGATCATGTGCTGAACAAGAACTACCAGGAGCTAAACAACGATCTCAAACAGATGCTGAACGATGCGTCCGGTACCATAATCAAACGACTTGAAGAACAATCTAAGGCAGAGAAGCTAACGACATTGTATCAGTTTGTTGAAGATTTGCCAGgaattagcaaaaatttggaaaagaTGAAACAACTCACCAGCGAGTTACGGATCACGGCGTCTCAGCTAAACGATG GGCTTCGTGGCGTGAAGAGAGAATTGCTTACGTCGCTTAATAAATGTGGCACACAGGAATGTATTAAAGTGATGGAAGACTACAAGATTGGACGCTTGAATGTGAACGGTATCGACTACAACTCG CTGCCGGATTTGTCTGACATCATCGAGAGCGTTAAGGAGCTGATGGATAGCAGCCTTGGAAGTGCCATACGTAAGGGCGTCAAGCAGATGGAACAGCTGAAGAGTACGCTCAATCAGACCGTGCTGGAAAACATACCGAAAGTGCAGGCCGCTTCGGATTCAACGGGCAATGCAATTAGGGAGGTATCGAACCTGCTTACTTCGCGGCTAAGCAATGTGGCCGATACGCTGGGTAACAACTCGTACAAGCATCTGGATACGGCGGACGAGTACATACAGCAGTACAGCATCTACCGATACTATGCCGGACTAGGAATCAGCTCGGTGCTATTGTTGATTTTGATCTGTCTTGTGTTTGGGCTGTTGTGTGGAATTTGTGGAAAACGCCCAGACGGTTATGGAGATGATTGCTGCAATAAAGGTGCCGGTGGaaggtttttaatttt CGCCGTTGCCATTATCTTCCTTACGTTTTCTGTGATCCTGGCGGTAGCTTTGGCTTCATTCCTGGTGGGCACACTTACGCGTCGTGCTGCATGTGACTCACTTCGCGATCCGGCCAACGATCAGATTGTCAGCTATATCGATCAGTTCGTTGATTTGAACCGCCTGTACGCAGATCTGCGGGCACAGGCCGAACGCTCAAGAACCAAGCTGCAGGTCAGCGATAATATGGAACAAGTAAGCATCGGTCAGGTGATTATGGCGTGCCAACAGAATGAATCGATCTACAAGGTGCTGAAGCTGAACAACTTTGTCGACATTGACACGATTCGTGAATTCCCGGAGCAGTACGGCATTACACGCGAACTGAATGCGCTTACGCTCAAGATTAAAATCAATCCGGTACAAATTCTTACACCGGAAGCGACCGAAGACATAAAAGCACTGCAGGCGTCGAAGCTAAACGAGTTCGACGTGGATAAGTTTACCGATAAT CTGACGTACAACATCACCGAGTATAATCTGAATGAGATAGCCCAAAAGCTACGCGATGTAGCGGACCGCGTTCCacccggaaaggaaatgaacGACATTAAAGTGAACCTTAAAAACCAAGCTCTACATCTGTCTTCGTATCAg ACCAACCTTGTCGATCCGATGATTGTGTCGACAAACGAGCTTATCAAGCTCTCGACCACGCTGGACAGCAGCTTGAAGTTTGGGGAAGAATCTTTCTCAAAAGCCATCGACAAATTCTTGACGCAGATCAAGGAAGCTGAAATTTACATTAACAAACACGGCATGACTTTCGTGCAGAATATTACTGAGGAACTGGTAACCGGTTTTACCAACCAAATTTATGCGTACATCAAGTTCGTGATCGATTCCACACAGGACGATATTGGTCTTTGTGGTCCAATGTACAACGTTTACGAGTCGGTGATTGTTGCATCGTGCCAACGAATCGTTGATCCATTT aaTGGATTCTGGGCTGGAGTAGTGTGGTGTCTGCTACTGTTCCTGCCATCAATTATTTTTGGTGTGAAATTGTCAACATTGTATCAAAAGTCGGATCCTTATCCAGGGCCGATGGTGGAATC TGAGTATCTGTATGATGCCTACACCGAGCGTGATAACATTCCTCTTGCGAG TGGTCCAAAGAATAAACGCCGCAAGAAGCAAGATCGCCGCCGTGAATCTCGTGATCGTCGGGAAATCTATTACGAAGAGGGCAGCCCATCGCACAGTCGTGACCCAAGGTACAACGATATGGCTCCGAA TGTAGAGTCACAGATCCCTTCAATACTAACCCATAGCGGAAGCGATACGGCGGCATCTTCGCCACCGCCGATACTACTAACAACTTCCCACCAGCAACGCCATAATATGCACCAACGTCACCATTCTACCCCCTTACCAATGTCACTGCCAATGTCGTTACTAACGTCCCATGGCCCCCAAGAACAGGACGCACCGGCGTCCTACGGGGTGTATCAGAATACCAGTCCGTCCGGTGAACGCACCTCATCGCCTATGATCGCGTCATCGTTCCAAGCCTCACAACAACCGCCAGGGACCAACGGTTCACCGAACCGTATGCTTAGCCGGTTGTTTAGTAAAAGCTTCTTTGACGACTTCCAAATGGCGCTGAAGCAGTACGACCAGTACGTGCCGGCTGGTGGATCGTCCGATCTCCTAACAGTGACGGGACACGATCGGCGAAGCCACCATCATCAACCGTCTTATCTGCCTTCAATGCTACAGCATCATCAACATCTTCACCAACAGCACCATCAGCATATGCCACGCACTGGCAATGTGAGCCGTAGCAATAGCAGTAGCGTTGGATCGGTACGATCGATGGCGCTCGTACCAACGCGTACACCCTCACCGTTGGACTTTCGTACCATGTCCTTCCGGCGGCCACGATCGCTGGCTAGCGAGGAAAGCGGTGGAAAACAATCGGCAACACGCACTGACAGTGGTTACGAGAAATACTAG